One Labeo rohita strain BAU-BD-2019 chromosome 12, IGBB_LRoh.1.0, whole genome shotgun sequence genomic region harbors:
- the fam20a gene encoding pseudokinase FAM20A isoform X1 — MRRDRLLVAVTLVTLLAADIHFVLLPRLKTWYHLPRGSCACGVTNGSLENGGATSVPWTTSQNFTTVSTERGSKLDRLFGHPLYNIRLPELGPDERLLQEEELMSYYKRKVSRWERMKKYYIEAAAASNITIPDYPVIFDPEASWLHFHLGINRYALYSRDDSSVDRLLHDMQTNTVISADFTQDEKALKGSCDCSQVVKPSGLHLKLALKLQDFGKAMFKPMRQERHEETPENFFYFVDFQRHNAEIAAFHLDRVLDFRRVPPVAGRFINVTGEILYITHNEELRSVFFTSPANNTCFFAKCLYVCKSEYAVCGHPDLLEGSMSAYLPGLSIAPRISIPNPWIRAYSFTGREEWEVNPLYCDNVKKLYPYNSGNRLLNIIDMAIFDFLTGNMDRHHYEIFTKFGDDGFLLHLDNARGFGRYSHDEMSILAPLTQCCMIKRSTLFRLKLLAQAEYRLSDVMRESLSRDPLTPVLTEDHLQALDRRLGHVLRTVGKCVKKLGEAQVVITDFVESSRGTTRQPGGNNR, encoded by the exons ATGAGGAGGGACCGGCTGCTGGTGGCCGTCACCCTGGTCACCCTCCTGGCGGCCGACATCCACTTCGTCCTGCTTCCCAGACTCAAAACCTGGTACCATCTGCCCAGAGGAAGCTGCGCGTGCGGGGTCACCAACGGCAGTTTGGAGAACGGAGGTGCTACGAGCGTCCCGTGGACCACGAGCCAGAATTTCACCACGGTTTCCACCGAGCGAGGCTCCAAGCTGGATCGGCTCTTCGGGCATCCGCTCTACAACATCCGTCTCCCGGAGCTGGGGCCCGACGAGCGGCTTCTGCAGGAAGAGGAGCTCATGAGCTACTACAAGAGGAAAGTGAGCCGCTGGGAAAG AATGAAGAAGTACTACATCGAGGCGGCAGCAGCTTCCAACATCACTATACCTGATTATCCCGTGATCTTTGACCCCGAGGCCAGCTGGCTGCACTTCCATCTCGGGATCAACCGCTACGCGCTGTATTCCAGAGACGACAGCAGCGTCGACAGACTCCTGCACGACATGCAGACGAACACCGTCATCAGCGCAG ATTTCACTCAGGATGAGAAAGCACTGAAGGGCTCATGTGACTGCTCACAAg TGGTTAAACCAAGCGGTCTTCACCTGAAGTTGGCCCTGAAGCTCCAAGACTTTGGCAAAGCTATGTTTAAACCAATGAG ACAGGAGCGACACGAAGAGACGCCGGAGAACTTCTTCTACTTCGTGGACTTTCAGAGACACAATGCTGAGATTGCAGCGTTCCACCTGGACAG AGTGCTTGACTTCCGGAGAGTTCCTCCTGTGGCGGGACGATTCATCAACGTGACGGGAGAAATCCTGTACATAACACACAATGAGGAACTGCGCAGTGTTTTCTTCACCTCTCCAG CCAACAACACGTGTTTCTTCGCCAAGTGTTTGTACGTGTGTAAGTCGGAGTATGCGGTGTGCGGTCATCCCGATCTGCTGGAGGGCTCCATGTCTGCGTATCTGCCTGGTTTGAGCATCGCCCCGCGTATCTCCATCCCGAACCCCTGGATCCGCGCCTACAGTTTCACCGGGAGAGAGGA GTGGGAAGTCAACCCCTTATACTGCGACAACGTCAAAAAACTCTATCCCTACAACTCTGGGAACAGACTGCTCAACATTATTGACATGGCCATATTTGACTTTCTCACAG GAAACATGGACAGACACCACTATGAGATTTTCACCAAGTTTGGAGATGATGGTTTCCTGCTCCACTTAGACAATGCCAGAGG ATTTGGCCGTTATTCCCACGATGAGATGTCCATTCTTGCTCCACTGACCCAATGTTGCAT GATCAAGCGCTCCACGCTGTTCAGACTGAAGCTGCTGGCGCAGGCCGAGTACCGTCTGAGCGACGTCATGAGGGAATCCCTCTCCAGAGACCCTCTCACGCCAGTTTTGACCGAGGACCATCTGCAGGCCTTGGACCGGCGGCTGGGTCACGTGCTCAGGACGGTGGGGAAGTGTGTGAAGAAGCTGGGAGAAGCACAAGTGGTCATCACAGACTTTGTAGAGTCATCCAGAGGAACTACAAGACAGCCAGGAGGAAATAACAGGTGA
- the fam20a gene encoding pseudokinase FAM20A isoform X2, whose protein sequence is MKKYYIEAAAASNITIPDYPVIFDPEASWLHFHLGINRYALYSRDDSSVDRLLHDMQTNTVISADFTQDEKALKGSCDCSQVVKPSGLHLKLALKLQDFGKAMFKPMRQERHEETPENFFYFVDFQRHNAEIAAFHLDRVLDFRRVPPVAGRFINVTGEILYITHNEELRSVFFTSPANNTCFFAKCLYVCKSEYAVCGHPDLLEGSMSAYLPGLSIAPRISIPNPWIRAYSFTGREEWEVNPLYCDNVKKLYPYNSGNRLLNIIDMAIFDFLTGNMDRHHYEIFTKFGDDGFLLHLDNARGFGRYSHDEMSILAPLTQCCMIKRSTLFRLKLLAQAEYRLSDVMRESLSRDPLTPVLTEDHLQALDRRLGHVLRTVGKCVKKLGEAQVVITDFVESSRGTTRQPGGNNR, encoded by the exons ATGAAGAAGTACTACATCGAGGCGGCAGCAGCTTCCAACATCACTATACCTGATTATCCCGTGATCTTTGACCCCGAGGCCAGCTGGCTGCACTTCCATCTCGGGATCAACCGCTACGCGCTGTATTCCAGAGACGACAGCAGCGTCGACAGACTCCTGCACGACATGCAGACGAACACCGTCATCAGCGCAG ATTTCACTCAGGATGAGAAAGCACTGAAGGGCTCATGTGACTGCTCACAAg TGGTTAAACCAAGCGGTCTTCACCTGAAGTTGGCCCTGAAGCTCCAAGACTTTGGCAAAGCTATGTTTAAACCAATGAG ACAGGAGCGACACGAAGAGACGCCGGAGAACTTCTTCTACTTCGTGGACTTTCAGAGACACAATGCTGAGATTGCAGCGTTCCACCTGGACAG AGTGCTTGACTTCCGGAGAGTTCCTCCTGTGGCGGGACGATTCATCAACGTGACGGGAGAAATCCTGTACATAACACACAATGAGGAACTGCGCAGTGTTTTCTTCACCTCTCCAG CCAACAACACGTGTTTCTTCGCCAAGTGTTTGTACGTGTGTAAGTCGGAGTATGCGGTGTGCGGTCATCCCGATCTGCTGGAGGGCTCCATGTCTGCGTATCTGCCTGGTTTGAGCATCGCCCCGCGTATCTCCATCCCGAACCCCTGGATCCGCGCCTACAGTTTCACCGGGAGAGAGGA GTGGGAAGTCAACCCCTTATACTGCGACAACGTCAAAAAACTCTATCCCTACAACTCTGGGAACAGACTGCTCAACATTATTGACATGGCCATATTTGACTTTCTCACAG GAAACATGGACAGACACCACTATGAGATTTTCACCAAGTTTGGAGATGATGGTTTCCTGCTCCACTTAGACAATGCCAGAGG ATTTGGCCGTTATTCCCACGATGAGATGTCCATTCTTGCTCCACTGACCCAATGTTGCAT GATCAAGCGCTCCACGCTGTTCAGACTGAAGCTGCTGGCGCAGGCCGAGTACCGTCTGAGCGACGTCATGAGGGAATCCCTCTCCAGAGACCCTCTCACGCCAGTTTTGACCGAGGACCATCTGCAGGCCTTGGACCGGCGGCTGGGTCACGTGCTCAGGACGGTGGGGAAGTGTGTGAAGAAGCTGGGAGAAGCACAAGTGGTCATCACAGACTTTGTAGAGTCATCCAGAGGAACTACAAGACAGCCAGGAGGAAATAACAGGTGA